The genome window cccagcagggctgtgctggtccTTCCATCCGCTGGCCaagccctggagctgtggggtgcTGAGGTTTTGGGGGTTTCCTGATGGGGGGAACCTTAAATTGATGAGGAAAAACTCGTTCAGCGAGGAGGAGAAGCTGAATTTGGCCTGGAGCTCCACCGGCTGTGATGCCAGGGGAGGTCTggaatttggggagggggtcACAGGGGCAgcccccaggagctggagggggGTTGTTGGCACGTGCCACGGAGCTCTGCTAATCCCTTAATCTCTGGGATAATTGGTGCCAAGAACACCGGTGACACCGGGATTGCGGCGCTGAGCTGGGGGGATTGGGAATAATCGTTTTTGTGAGGTTTCTTACCAAATGGCGCCGGTTTGTTGGCACGAAACAAAGAGGATCTGGATTAATCTGGAGAGGTTaatggggattttggggttggATCAAGCCTTGGATGATGGAGAGGTGAGGCCCTGGGGCAGGgtggccagagaagctgtggctgccccatccctgggagtttccaaggccaggctggacggggtttggagcaccctgggatggtggaagagggtccctgcccatggcaggggggactggatgggctttggggtccttcccacccaaaccatcctgggattccacTGTCCTGTGGTCACCTGCACCTCTTTACCCACATCTGATGGTCCAGGatcagctggaggcagcactcAGTCTCCTGGGAATGGTTCTCCTTGGCTCATTCCCACAAAACAAGAACCTCTTCAGTCCCAAAAAGAGCAGCTttggcccagctccagcccaggacaCCGAGCAGGGCACAGAAATGAACATCCATAGGGGNNNNNNNNNNNNNNNNNNNNNNNNNNNNNNNNNNNNNNNNNNNNNNNNNNNNNNNNNNNNNNNNNNNNNNNNNNNNNNNNNNNNNNNNNNNNNNNNNNNNNNNNNNNNNNNNNNNNNNNNNNNNNNNNNNNNNNNNNNNNNNNNNNNNNNNNNNNNNNNNNNNNNNNNNNNNNNNNNNNNNNNNNNNNNNNNNNNNNNNNNNNNNNNNNNNNNNNNNNNNNNNNNNNNNNNNNNNNNNNNNNNNNNNNNNNNNNNNNNNNNNNNNNNNNNNNNNNNNNNNNNNNNNNNNNNNNNNNNNNNNNNNNNNNNNNNNNNNNNNNNNNNNNNNNNNNNNNNNNNNNNNNNNNNNNNNNNNNNNNNNNNNNNNNNNNNNNNNNNNNNNNNNNNNNNNNNNNNNNNNNNNNNNNNNNNNNNNNNNNNNNNNNNNNNNNNNNNNNNNNNNNNNNNNNNNNNNNNNNNNNNNNNNNNNNNNNNNNNNNNNNNNNNNNNNNNNNNNNNNNNNNNNNNNNNNNNNNNNNNNNNNNNNNNNNNNNNNNNNNNNNNNNNNNNNNNNNNNNNNNNNNNNNNNNNNNNNNNNNNNNNNNNNNNNNNNNNNNNNNNNNNNNNNNNNNNNNNNNNNNNNNNNNNNNNNNNNNNNNNNNNNNNNNNNNNNNNNNNNNNNNNNNNNNNNNNNNNNNNNNNNNNNNNNNNNNNNNNNNNNNNNNNNNNNNNNNNNNNNNNNNNNNNNNNNNNNNNNNNNNNNNNNNNNNNNNNNNNNNNNNNNNNNNNNNNNNNNNNNNNNNNNNNNNNNNNNNNNNNNNNNNNNNNNNNNNNNNNNNNNNNNNNNNNNNNNNNNNNNNNNNNNNNNNNNNNNNNNNNNNNNNNNNNNNNNNNNNNNNNNNNNNNNNNNNNNNNNNNNNNNNNNNNNNNNNNNNNNNNNNNNNNNNNNNNNNNNNNNNNNNNNNNNNNNNNNNNNNNNNNNNTGATGAtgctgatgatgatgataatcATCATTCCATGATTGTGTGCTCCCCAACGCTAACGAGGGCGAGTTGCTGACCCTGTGACCCAACTTCTCCTCAGGTTCCACCGCGGGGACTACACGGTGGAGGTGAGCATCAACGACTACCTGGACATCTACTGCCCGCACTACGAGGAGCCGCTGCCGGAGCGGATGGAGAGGTACATCCTCTACATGGTCAACTACGAGGGCCACGCGTCCTGCGACCACCGGCAGCGCGGCTTCAAGCGCTGGGAGTGCAACCGCCCCGACTCCCCCAACGGGCCCCTCAAGTTCTCCGAGAAGTTCCAGCTCTTCACGCCCTTCTCGCTGGGCTTTGAGTTCCGACCCGGCCACGAGTACTACTACATCTGTGAGTGGTGCTAGGGAACGGGGTGGGAGTGTCCCAGGGGTGTGCTGGTGGCTGGGTTTTTGACCCAAAAATTTTGGGCAAAAATTTTGGCTCAAAATGCTGTGGATTCATCCCGAACCTGCAGGGTTTGCAGCTCAGGGCAAATGTCCCTTTCgctggggctgtgtcacagTTCTGGGCATGGAGAGTGACCAAGGCTCTCCAGAGGCACTGGTCTCATCCCGGTGGgaatggcactgggaatggccccagccccaggcagcgTTCCCAGGATCTCCTGTGTATTCCTGTGCCCTCAAAAATATTCCCGTGCTCTCCCATGTGATTCCCATCCTCTCACTTATATTTCCATGCTCTCACATGGAATTCCTGTCCTCTCACTTACATTTCCATGCTCTCCCATGTAATTCCCATCCTCTCGCTTATATTTCCATGCTCTCACATGGAATTCCTGTCCTCTCCCATCTATTCCCATGTTCTCCTATGTATTTCTGTGCTCTCCCATGTAATTTCCATCCTCTCACATTTCCATGCTCTCACATGGAATTCCTATCTTCTCCCATCTATTCCCATGCTCTTGTGTAATTCCTGTCCTCTCCCATGTAATTCCTGTCCTCTCCCATGTAATTCCTGTCCTCTCCCATGTAATTCCTGTGCTCTCCCATGTAATTCCATGTTCTCCCATGTAATTCCTGTGCTCTCCCATGTAATTTCATGCTCTCCCATGTAATTCCTGTCCTCTCCCATGTAATTCCATGCTCTCTCATATaatttctctgctctcccaTGTATCCCTGTGTTCTCCCATGTAATTCCATGTTCTCCCATGTAATTCCATGTTCTCCCATGTAATTCCATGCTCTCCCATGTGATTCCTGTGCTCTCCCNNNNNNNNNNNNNNNNNNNNNNNNNNNNNNNNNNNNNNNNNNNNNNNNNNNNNNNNNNNNNNNNNNNNNNNNNNNNNNNNNNNNNNNNNNNNNNNNNNNNNNNNNNNNNNNNNNNNNNNNNNNNNNNNNNNNNNNNNNNNNNNNNNNNNNNNNNNNNNNNNNNNNNNNNNNNNNNNNNNNNNNNNNNNNNNNNNNNNNNNNNNNNNNNNNNNNNNNNNNNNNNNNNNNNNNNNNNNNNNNNNNNNNNNNNNNNNNNNNNNNNNNNNNNNNNNNNNNNNNNNNNNNNNNNNNNNNNNNNNNNNNNNNNNNNNNNNNNNNNNNNNNNNNNNNNNNNNNNNNNNNNNNNNNNNNNNNNNNNNNNNNNNNNNNNNNNNNNNNNNNNNNNNNNNNNNNNNNNNNNNNNNNNNNNNNNNNNNNNNNNNNNNNNNNNNNNNNNNNNNNNNNNNNNNNNNNNNNNNNNNNNNNNNNNNNNNNNNNNNNNNNNNNNNNNNNNNNNNNNNNNNNNNNNNNNNNNNNNNNNNNNNNNNNNNNNNNNNNNNNNNNNNNNNNNNNNNNNNNNNNNNNNNNNNNNNNNNNNNNNNNNNNNNNNNNNNNNNNNNNNNNNNNNNNNNNNNNNNNNNNNNNNNNNNNNNNNNNNNNNNNNNNNNNNNNNNNNNNNNNNNNNNNNNNNNNNNNNNNNNNNNNNNNNNNNNNNNNNNNNNNNNNNNNNNNNNNNNNNNNNNNNNNNNNNNNNNNNNNNNNNNNNNNNNNNNNNNNNNNNNNNNNNNNNNNNNNNNNNNNNNNNNNNNNNNNNNNNNNNNNNNNNNNNNNNNNNNNNNNNNNNNNNNNNNNNNNNNNNNNNNNNNNNNNNNNNNNNNNNNNNNNNNNNNNNNNNNNNNNNNNNNNNNNNNNNNNNNNNNNNNNNNNNNNNNNNNNNNNNNNNNNNNNNNNNNNNNNNNNNNNNNNNNNNNNNNNNNNNNNNNNNNNNNNNNNNNNNNNNNNNNNNNNNNNNNNNNNNNNNNNNNNNNNNNNNNNNNNNNNNNNNNNNNNNNNNNNNNNNNNNNNNNNNNNNNNNNNNNNNNNNNNNNNNNNNNNNNNNNNNNNNNNNNNNNNNNNNNNNNNNNNNNNNNNNNNNNNNNNNNNNNNNNNNNNNNNNNNNNNNNNNNNNNNNNNNNNNNNNNNNNNNNNNNNNNNNNNNNNNNNNNNNNNNNNNNNNNNNNNNNNNNNNNNNNNNNNNNNNNNNNNNNNNNNNNNNNNNNNNNNNNNNNNNNNNNNNNNNNNNNNNNNNNNNNNNNNNNNNNNNNNNNNNNNNNNNNNNNNNNNNNNNNNNNNNNNNNNNNNNNNNNNNNNNNNNNNNNNNNNNNNNNNNNNNNNNNNNNNNNNNNNNNNNNNNNNNNNNNNNNNNNNNNNNNNNNNNNNNNNNNNNNNNNNNNNNNNNNNNNNNNNNNNNNNNNNNNNNNNNNNNNNNNNNNNNNNNNNNNNNNNNNNNNNNNNNNNNNNNNNNNNNNNNNNNNNNNNNNNNNNNNNNNNNNNNNNNNNNNNNNNNNNNNNNNNNNNNNNNNNNNNNNNNNNNNNNNNNNNNNNNNNNNNNNNNNNNNNNNNNNNNNNNNNNNNNNNNNNNNNNNNNNNNNNNNNNNNNNNNNNNNNNNNNNNNNNNNNNNNNNNNNNNNNNNNNNNNNNNNNNNNNNNNNNNNNNNNNNNNNNNNNNNNNNNNNNNNNNNNNNNNNNNNNNNNNNNNNNNNNNNNNNNNNNNNNNNNNNNNNNNNNNNNNNNNNNNNNNNNNNNNNNNNNNNNNNNNNNNNNNNNNNNNNNNNNNNNNNNNNNNNNNNNNNNNNNNNNNNNNNNNNNNNNNNNNNNNNNNNNNNNNNNNNNNNNNNNNNNNNNNNNNNNNNNNNNNNNNNNNNNNNNNNNNNNNNNNNNNNNNNNNNNNNNNNNNNNNNNNNNNNNNNNNNNNNNNNNNNNNNNNNNNNNNNNNNNNNNNNNNNNNNNNNNNNNNNNNNNNNNNNNNNNNNNNNNNNNNNGAATTCCGTGGGATGGGAttctgtgggatgggatggaattcTGTGGGGTCGGATGGGATTCTGTGGGGTCGGATGGGATTCTGTGAGTTTGGATTCCGTGGGATGGAATTCTGTGGGATGGGATTCTGTGGGATTGAATTCTATGGGATGGGATGCTGTGGGTTGGGATGGGATAGGATGGGATTTTGTGGGATTGAattccatgggatgggatgctgtgggatgggatTCTGTAGGGTGGGATGGGATAGGATTCTGTGGGATTGAattccatgggatgggatgctgTAGGATTGAATTCCTTGGGATGGGATGCTGTGGGTTGGGATGGGATAGGATGGGATTCTGTGGGATTGAattccatgggatgggatgctgtgggatgcCCGTGgtgctgctcagctcagcactttctccttccccctgTTGGGTGCAGctccaaaaaggaaaatgggaggGTAAAAAAAGCCCATCCCCATGGAAGGATGGCAAcagccctggaggagctgggatggagctgggatggagctgggattgaggagctgggatggagctgggatggagcagggatggagttGGGATgaagctgggatggagctgggatggagttgggatggagcagggatggaggagggatggagctgggatggagctgggatagagttgggatggaggagggatggagTTGGGATGGAgttgggatggagcagggatggagttgggatggagctgggatggagctgggatagagttgggatggaggagggatggagcagagatggagctgggatggagctgggatggagttgggatggagcagggatggaggagggatggagcagggatgtaGCAGGGATGtagcagggatggagcagggatggagttgggatggaggagggatggagcagagatggagctgggatggagctgggatggagttgggatggagcagggatggagcagggattgagttgggatggaggagggatggagcagggatggagttgggatggaggagggatggagctgggatggagcagggatggagctgggatggagcagggatggagcagagatgGAGTTGGGATgaagcagggatggagctgagatggagcagggatggagcagggatggaggagggatggaggagggatggagcagggacagagcagggatggagttgggatggagctgggatggagcagggatggagctgggatggagcagggatggagctgagatggagcagggatggagcagggatggagcagggatggagcagggatggagcagggatggagcagggatggaggagttGGGGTGCTCATggtcctgctgtgctcagcaccttCTTCTTCCCCACCATGGGGTGAAAtgccaaaacagaaaagaaaagggcaaaaaaaccccacctgctttaattaaaaaaaaagaaaattaaattaaaattaaatctttttatatatataaaataaaattaactctctttatatatatataactataaaATAATCCCATTTTCCCATCTTGAGAGGAAATATCACTCCAATAACTACTGTgattcctccctttcccccaatgtttattattttaacaatatttattatttttattgagtGCCTTGACCCTTGTTTTCGGCTGTCCCCAAAACCCACCCCTTTTGTCCCCTTTTCCTCCCGCAGCCGCGTCCCCCCCGAACACGGTGGACAGGCCCTGCCTGAAGCTGAAGGTTTATGTTCGGCCAACAAGTAAGTGAGAGCTTTGGGGGGTCCCTGGGGGGGTCCTGCCAGGCTTGGGGACAAGTGGTGGCCTTTGGGTACCACCCCAATggtgacagggatggggacagtgccCCTCAGCACTGTCCAGACAGAGAGatagggatttttaaaaaaaaaacagaataacaATAATCGTCCCTGCTCGGTGGCTACTTTTCTGACTCGCATAAAtcagccatttaaaaaaacaaattaataattttcttctgctgttaaCGTGTAATTAGCAAATGGCAGCGGCTCTCCCCGGGGACAGCGGAATGTCACCGGGTAACCGATGGCTCTCGCCTCCCTTCCTTTGGTGGCTTTCAAATAAAACCCGGCGTCTGTAAAAACTCATCGCGTTCCGTTCGGGGTTGGGCTGGGCGGGGAAACCTCCCGA of Parus major isolate Abel chromosome 28, Parus_major1.1, whole genome shotgun sequence contains these proteins:
- the EFNA2 gene encoding ephrin-A2; translation: MVRCGAAALLAALLGVCVWTDETGKVISDRFAVYWNRSNPRFHRGDYTVEVSINDYLDIYCPHYEEPLPERMERYILYMVNYEGHASCDHRQRGFKRWECNRPDSPNGPLKFSEKFQLFTPFSLGFEFRPGHEYYYISASPPNTVDRPCLKLKVYVRPTNDSLYESPEPIFTSNNSCCSLRVPPAALAVVPLVWTLLVS